In the Candidatus Baltobacteraceae bacterium genome, one interval contains:
- the aceF gene encoding dihydrolipoyllysine-residue acetyltransferase — protein sequence MSDTIEVRVPDIGDFKDISVIELLVKAGDTVEKDDSLIALESDKATMEVPSPAAGTVKDLKVKVGDKVSEGSLVLTLASAAAKVNGAAAAPAPAAAAPAPAAAAAPPAASRSIELTVPDVGDFKDIPVIEILVKPGDTIAKDASLVALESDKATMEVPSSAAGTIESIVVKVGDKVSQGSVIAMLTTSDAPPATSAPTPAPKAQPVRLAPVAQPEPAQRVAAAPAMSGAVHASPSIRRFSRELGVDLAHVNASGPNGRITRDDVQNYVKAAIAGGTGSAGAASGLNLAPWPKIDFAQFGAIERKPLTRIQKLSGPYLHRNWVMIPHVTQNDDADVTDLEEFRKELNAEKSAVKVTMLAFLIKASIAALKEFPAFNSSLDGDELVLKKYYNIGFAADTPNGLVVPVIKNADRKGIAEIAAETSELANKAREGKLGPADMSGGTFTISSLGSIGGTYFTPIINAPEVAILGACRAAIRPVWDGKQFVPRLMQPLSLSYDHRVIDGASAARFTTLLTKLLADMRRALL from the coding sequence GTGAGCGACACGATCGAAGTACGCGTGCCCGACATCGGCGACTTCAAAGACATTTCCGTTATCGAACTGCTCGTTAAAGCCGGCGATACGGTCGAGAAAGACGACTCGCTGATCGCGCTCGAATCCGACAAGGCAACGATGGAAGTGCCGTCGCCGGCCGCGGGCACGGTCAAAGATCTCAAAGTGAAAGTCGGCGACAAGGTCTCGGAGGGCTCGCTCGTGCTCACGCTTGCGAGCGCCGCGGCGAAGGTCAACGGGGCGGCAGCCGCACCGGCACCGGCGGCAGCCGCACCGGCGCCGGCGGCAGCTGCGGCGCCGCCTGCCGCTTCGCGATCGATCGAACTCACCGTGCCCGATGTCGGTGATTTCAAAGATATTCCGGTCATCGAGATTCTGGTGAAGCCCGGCGACACGATCGCGAAAGACGCATCGCTGGTCGCACTCGAATCGGACAAGGCGACGATGGAAGTTCCATCGAGCGCGGCGGGCACGATCGAGTCGATCGTGGTCAAGGTCGGCGACAAAGTCTCGCAAGGCAGCGTGATCGCGATGCTCACGACGAGCGATGCACCGCCCGCGACGTCTGCACCAACGCCCGCACCCAAAGCGCAACCGGTAAGGCTGGCGCCGGTCGCGCAGCCGGAGCCGGCACAACGCGTTGCGGCGGCGCCGGCGATGAGCGGCGCCGTCCACGCGAGCCCGTCGATTCGGCGCTTTTCGCGGGAACTCGGCGTCGATCTCGCACACGTGAACGCGAGCGGCCCGAACGGGCGCATAACGCGCGACGACGTGCAGAACTACGTTAAGGCGGCGATCGCCGGAGGGACCGGCAGCGCCGGTGCGGCGAGCGGACTCAACCTGGCGCCGTGGCCGAAGATCGACTTCGCGCAGTTCGGCGCGATCGAACGCAAGCCGCTCACGCGAATACAGAAGCTCTCGGGGCCGTACCTGCACCGCAACTGGGTAATGATTCCACACGTCACGCAGAACGACGACGCCGACGTGACCGACCTCGAAGAGTTCCGTAAAGAACTCAACGCCGAGAAGTCGGCCGTCAAGGTGACGATGCTGGCGTTCTTGATCAAAGCGTCGATCGCCGCACTCAAAGAGTTTCCGGCTTTTAACTCGTCGCTCGACGGCGACGAACTGGTCCTCAAAAAGTACTACAACATCGGCTTCGCCGCGGACACGCCGAACGGGCTCGTGGTGCCGGTTATCAAGAACGCCGATCGTAAAGGCATTGCCGAGATCGCCGCGGAGACGTCGGAGCTTGCGAACAAGGCGCGCGAGGGAAAGCTCGGGCCGGCCGACATGTCGGGCGGAACGTTCACGATCTCGAGTCTCGGCAGCATCGGCGGCACGTACTTCACGCCGATCATCAACGCACCCGAGGTTGCGATCCTCGGCGCGTGCCGCGCCGCTATCCGCCCGGTCTGGGACGGCAAACAGTTCGTCCCGCGGCTGATGCAGCCGCTCTCACTCTCATACGATCACCGCGTGATCGACGGCGCCTCCGCCGCGCGCTTCACAACCCTACTCACCAAACTCCTCGCCGACATGCGCCGCGCCCTACTCTAG